Within the Poecilia reticulata strain Guanapo linkage group LG13, Guppy_female_1.0+MT, whole genome shotgun sequence genome, the region CTTTGGGCTTGGCCATGCCTCAGGAATGTGCTGGCATGCTGGTGGGATAGTAGGGATTTATCTGTAGTGTCAGCCCGTATCTGTCCTGTTGCTCCACAACCCAGTGGACTGAAACAAACGGGACCAACGACCAATCGAGGAAGGAACAGGTTCATCGTGTTCAGAAAAACTGGGAGCGGTGCAGAAGTGTTAATTTgcacaaatgtgttttaattataaaactatttatcaGAGATTCTtaacgtttttgttttcttgtcaaaCAAGGATAACCAGAGTGAATACAAAATGTGTGAGTTCAGGTGTTTTAGCCCATTTTCTCTACTGAATTGTTTTAATCAGCCACACTGAAGCCTCCCAATCAGATTTAGGCCCATGCTTTGACTAGGGCACTTTTggtctacttcatgttgtcagacagtttctttttaaatgatttttcctGATTGCAGTTGTTTGGCAGCTGACTGTCAAGCCTGAAGGAAACTTGTAAACCTGTAAAACTGACCACCTGTTgccaaataaatatatttaattacagctaattcatgttttaacaagaaataaattaaacaatcatttttaaaaaacctttgtgttttctcaggTCATCTTTAACTTATCTTAATCTTTCTCCCAGGCCTCCATGATGCGGTTCTTGATGTGATCTGGTCCTAGTTTCTAACCTTGACAGCTCAATGCGGATTTTGAGTGCAAACAGTTTTGCGTGAAATGTGGGCTTGACTTGACTTGGTGGGTTTGCATTGTGTCCCTCCAAAATGCTGAGGAGGGGAACGCAAACAGGGACGACTGAGAGAGTAACAGCGCCCACCCTCCTCTCCTGCTCACATGACTGTGATTAGagccgaggaggaggaggaggaggaggaggaagaggacggtGCACCGAAGAGGGAGCAACATCCATGCGCTACACAGATTCTATCCAGGAGTTAAGCTTGTCTTCCCTCGTCTGCTTCTTTGgggtaaatacattttaaatttgttactTTGTGTACGTttcatggagagaaaaaaagttctgCATAGAACTCtggttagttagttagttaccTAAAATCAggagtatatatattttaattcccTCATTTGAaagaatgtttcattttattttattttcttgccaAATgctcaaaatgtttggttttttttccataaatgcGAAGTCCTGTGGGAGACTGATCTCAATGTTCTTCCCTTCTACTTTGAAACAACGTGCATCTACTgcctaaataaatacatgtcaGTATGACTAGCTAAATAATCCAGGCATGTGAAACGTACCGTCAGGGAGGGAGTGCACGACTAAAACGGAGACATTCAAATTAGTTTTCACtcaactaaaacatttatttctaatgaaaataccccaaataaaacttttaagcaTTTCCAAAAGCATTTGCTGAATTTTCATTACAGCAATCAAAGTCATCTTATATTTGCTGGCCAGGTTTTTGCTCgttttcaatgtttgtttttttgacagttCGTCTTAGTTGATAGATTCTCTGTCAGATTTAAGTCAGGACTCTTGCTGGCCCACTCCAGTTAATGTGAACATTAATACTGTAATACTACTTCCTGTCAGCAGAAACATGTGCCAggggtataaatatttttgggcTTCACTGTAAGAACTTAATTGAAATCTTATTCATCATCCAGAGGGTTTAATGTGATCAGTCCTCCCTTTTATAGGTAAAGGTTTCAACTCTTTTGGGAGAGTTTTGGTTTAGGAGAGTGTCCAAGCGCAtctgtgaggtcagacactgatgttggacaggAAGGTCTGGTTCTCAGTCTCTGCTCtaataaactgaaaagttttttttgttttttttttattgtcttgcatttattccctcatcaacTCTTGAGCAGCTTCCTTGTCCCTACTGAAGAAAAGTAattccacagcatgatgcttccaccaccGTGGTCATTGTTGGGAGAGTTTTTAATCAGGATGATTTGCAGGGTTAGCTTTCTGCCAAGCACacaatttagtgtttttgtaaaagtaaaattatcAAACGTATGCAGCCatttataattttccttccaacTTGCAATCATGAACTTACTTTATGTTGTTCTGTCCCAGTAAAAACACGCAGGTAGTTGTAGCAGGACGAAATGAGGCACAGTGTTGTGCTCTTTTAAACTTTAcacctattttttattttttttcttaatttgtctCCCAGTGTCAGGTATGAGGCTGCGGCAGTGGTGCATTATGGGGGTGaccgtgctgctgctgctgtgtgagaTCGCCGTCAGTCAGCTGTGTAAGTCTCTCATCACCATGGTGGACGGCTTCCATACATTTTTCATCCTTTTCCACATGGCTCTCCACCAGACTGAGGGCTTCGTCAAACCTTGCACCCGCTCCTCTGCGcttgcctcctcctcctcctcttcttcctcgggagctcttcctcctcctcctccttcacatTCAGGTCCACCTGCCGAACTTCCACCCAGAGCTCAGTCCGCCGGAGAACAGCCCCGCCGAGACCCGGCTGCACCGACTGACtcacaaaaacatgtttcccCAGCAGCTCCGAGCTGCGGCCTGTCGTTCCCCGACAGCAGGAAGCGTGTTGTGGGTGTTTTCATTTCCCACCTCCTCCTGGTCTCTCTGTGCGTCGCCTACTTCTTGGAAATCATGGGGTTCATAGTGAAGCCCCACCCGGTTCACCACCCGCTGCTGCCTGTGGTGGTTGGAGCGGGGAGTCTGCTCCATAAGACGCTGCTGTTTGTCCTGGACTGGGATGAGCTGCTGGATAAGAAGGCGGGAAGCTGCAGGCGGCGGGCGGAGACACAACCTCGCCTTGAAATGAACTACAAAGGTGACGGCAGCACAGACACCACGAAACCTCtccaacaatgaaaacaaaacgaatcctttttttttttttttttttccccatcacacACAGAACATATTAAGAATACCAGTTCTTCTACATGGAATTTAGCAAACGAATCGTTTTATTTAGCATCGCAGACAAAAGTGTGTAATAATATACATATTATTGATCCCTCTGAATCGATATTTTTCCATACTTTGATTGCAACATCGAGTTTTTCCGCAAACACCAATTTTCATGTCTTGCCACAGAATCTAAAGTGGATCTAAGAAGAATATGATCTTGTCTAAATCACTCAGAATCACAGATGTGGCTGTAAACTGAAGGTTGTTGTTCTGAAGGTGAACATCCGTcacagtgttaaatgttctgcaGCCTCTAACCAGGTTTTACTTGTAGGATTGCCTTGTTTCTTTCCACCANNNNNNNNNNNNNNNNNNNNNNNNNNNNNNNNNNNNNNNNNNNNNNNNNNNNNNNNNNNNNNNNNNNNNNNNNNNNNNNNNNNNNNNNNNNNNNNNNNNNNNNNNNNNNNNNNNNNNNNNNNNNNNNNNNNNNNNNNNNNNNNNNNNNNNNNNNNNNNNNNNNNNNNNNNNNNNNNNNNNNNNNNNNNNNNNNNNNNNNNNNNNNNNNNNNNNNNNNNNNNNNNNNNNNNNNNNNNNNNNNNNNNNNNNNNNNNNNNNNNNNNNNNNNNNNNNNNNNNNNNNNNNNNNNNNNNNNNNNNNNNNNNNNNNNNNNNNNNNNNNNNNNNNNNNNNNNNNNNNNNNNNNNNNNNNNNNNNNNNNNNNNNNNNNNNNNNNNNNNNNNNNNNNNNNNNNNNNNNNNNNNNNNNNNNNNNNNNNNNNNNNNNNNNNNNNNNNNNNNNNNNNNNNNNNNNNNNNNNNNNNNNNNNNNNNNNNNNNNNNNNNNNNNNNNNNNNNNNNNNNNNNNNNNNNNNNNNNNNNNNNNNNNNNNNNNNNNNNNNNNNNNNNNNNNNNNNNNNNNNNNNNNNNNNNNNNNNNNNNNNNNNNNNNNNNNNNNNNNNNNNNNNNNNNNNNNNNNNNNNNNNNNNNNNNNNNNNNNNNNNNNNNNNNNNNNNNNNNNNNNNNNNNNNNNNNNNNNNNNNNNNNNNNNNNNNNNNNNNNNNNNNNNNNNNNNNNNNNNNNNNNNNNNNNNNNNNNNNNNNNNNNNNNNNNNNNNNNNNNNNNNNNNNNNNNNNNNNNNNNNNNNNNNNNNNNNNNNNNNNNNNNNNNNNNNNNNNNNNNNNNNNNNNNNNNNNNNNNNNNNNNNNNNNNNNNNNNNNNNNNNNNNNNNNNNNNNNNNNNNNNNNNNNNNNNNNNNNNNNNNNNNNNNNNNNNNNNNNNNNNNNNNNNNNNNNNNNNNNNNNNNNNNNNNNNNNNNNNNNNNNNNNNNNNNNNNNNNNNNNNNNNNNNNNNNNNNNNNNNNNNNNNNNNNNNNNNNNNNNNNNNNNNNNNNNNNNNNNNNNNNNNNNNNNNNNNNNNNNNNNNNNNNNNNNNNNNNNNNNNNNNNNNNNNNNNNNNNNNNNNNNNNNNNNNNNNNNNNNNNNNNNNNNNNNNNNNNNNNNNNNNNNNNNNNNNNNNNNNNNNNNNNNNNNNNNNNNNNNNNNNNNNNNNNNNNNNNNNNNNNNNNNNNNNNNNNNNNNNNNNNNNNNNNNNNNNNNNNNNNNNNNNNNNNNNNNNNNNNNNNNNNNNNNNNNNNNNNNNNNNNNNNNNNNNNNNNNNNNNNNNNNNNNNNNNNNNNNNNNNNNNNNNNNNNNNNNNNNNNNNNNNNNNNNNNNNNNNNNNNNNNNNNNNNNNNNNNNNNNNNNNNNNNNNNNNNNNNNNNNNNNNNNNNNNNNNNNNNNNNNNNNNNNNNNNNNNNNNNNNNNNNNNNNNNNNNNNNNNNNNNNNNNNNNNNNNNNNNNNNNNNNNNNNNNNNNNNNNNNNNNNNNNNNNNNNNNNNNNNNNNNNNNNNNNNNNNNNNNNNNNNNNNNNNNNNNNNNNNNNNNNNNNNNNNNNNNNNNNNNNNNNNNNNNNNNNNNNNNNNNNNNNNNNNNNNNNNNNNNNNNNNNNNNNNNNNNNNNNNNNNNNNNNNNNNNNNNNNNNNNNNNNNNNNNNNNNNNNNNNNNNNNNNNNNNNNNNNNNNNNNNNNNNNNNNNNNNNNNNNNNNNNNNNNNNNNNNNNNNNNNNNNNNNNNNNNNNNNNNNNNNNNNNNNNNNNNNNNNNNNNNNNNNNNNNNNNNNNNNNNNNNNNNNNNNNNNNNNNNNNNNNNNNNNNNNNNNNNNNNNNNNNNNNNNNNNNNNNNNNNNNNNNNNNNNNNNNNNNNNNNNNNNNNNNNNNNNNNNNNNNNNNNNNNNNNNNNNNNNNNNNNNNNNNNNNNNNNNNNNNNNNNNNNNNNNNNNNNNNNNNNNNNNNNNNNNNNNN harbors:
- the LOC103474642 gene encoding uncharacterized protein LOC103474642, yielding MRLRQWCIMGVTVLLLLCEIAVSQLCKSLITMVDGFHTFFILFHMALHQTEGFVKPCTRSSALASSSSSSSSGALPPPPPSHSGPPAELPPRAQSAGEQPRRDPAAPTDSQKHVSPAAPSCGLSFPDSRKRVVGVFISHLLLVSLCVAYFLEIMGFIVKPHPVHHPLLPVVVGAGSLLHKTLLFVLDWDELLDKKAGSCRRRAETQPRLEMNYKGDGSTDTTKPLQQ